In one Hyphomicrobium sp. 99 genomic region, the following are encoded:
- a CDS encoding FliI/YscN family ATPase, with product MMATATALSPAHRVSGRVVRISTTFLVVSGLSKFVSIGDAVSIAGLGGSVLAEVATIEADAINVTPFIADHRIELGARVTTMSGQMTLSPDDSWLGRTLNALGQPIDDGGPLVNGTRAFAIQGVPPSPLRRNRLGVPLTTGVKAIDLFTPICAGQRLGIFAGSGVGKSTLLAMLSRAPSSDVTVLALVGERSREVRDFLDDTLAASRSRVVSVVATSDESPMMRRLAPSTAMCIAEYYRDRGKNVLLIIDSLTRYAHAMRELALAADEPPVARGYPPSVFSNMPRLLERAGPGEEGAGTITAVLSVLVDGDDHNDPIADAARGILDGHIVLDRAIASQGRLPAVDPLASLSRLAPKIRTKNQAQFVTQLIEVISRFEDTRDLRAISGYRPGTDATLDRAMEIVPRVYEAMKQDLDEEPVADVFAYLSETLPAGQKSR from the coding sequence ATGATGGCGACGGCTACGGCGCTGTCCCCCGCGCATCGGGTATCCGGACGCGTCGTTCGGATAAGCACGACGTTCCTTGTCGTGTCCGGACTTTCGAAGTTCGTTTCTATAGGCGATGCGGTCTCGATTGCGGGACTTGGCGGGTCCGTGCTTGCCGAGGTCGCGACGATCGAAGCTGATGCGATCAACGTCACACCTTTTATCGCCGACCATAGGATCGAACTGGGCGCCCGTGTCACCACGATGTCCGGGCAGATGACGCTTTCGCCGGATGACTCCTGGCTCGGCAGGACGCTGAACGCCTTGGGACAGCCGATCGACGATGGTGGTCCGCTCGTCAACGGCACGCGCGCATTCGCGATCCAAGGCGTGCCGCCGTCGCCGCTGCGCCGGAACAGGCTCGGCGTGCCATTGACGACCGGCGTCAAGGCAATCGATCTCTTTACGCCCATCTGCGCGGGGCAAAGACTTGGAATTTTCGCGGGTTCCGGCGTCGGCAAATCGACGTTGCTTGCGATGCTGAGCCGGGCCCCTTCGAGCGACGTCACCGTGCTGGCTCTCGTTGGCGAACGAAGCCGGGAGGTGCGGGATTTTCTCGATGACACGCTTGCGGCCTCACGCTCGCGCGTCGTCTCGGTCGTTGCCACGTCCGACGAGAGCCCGATGATGCGACGGTTGGCGCCGAGCACCGCCATGTGTATCGCCGAATATTACCGGGATCGCGGAAAGAACGTTTTGCTCATCATCGATTCGTTGACGCGTTACGCCCATGCCATGCGCGAATTGGCTCTCGCCGCGGACGAGCCGCCCGTGGCTCGCGGCTATCCGCCAAGCGTCTTCAGCAATATGCCCCGGCTGCTTGAACGCGCGGGGCCCGGGGAAGAAGGCGCGGGCACGATCACGGCCGTCCTCTCCGTTCTCGTCGACGGCGACGATCATAACGATCCGATCGCCGACGCGGCGCGTGGCATCCTCGACGGCCATATCGTTCTTGATCGCGCCATTGCGAGCCAAGGCCGGCTTCCGGCCGTTGACCCGCTCGCATCGTTGTCGCGATTGGCGCCGAAGATCAGAACGAAAAATCAAGCGCAGTTCGTAACCCAGCTCATCGAGGTTATTTCGCGATTCGAGGATACGCGCGATCTTCGCGCCATCAGCGGCTATCGGCCCGGCACCGATGCGACGCTCGACCGAGCGATGGAGATCGTCCCGCGTGTCTATGAGGCGATGAAACAGGATCTCGACGAGGAGCCCGTCGCGGACGTATTTGCCTACCTTTCGGAGACGTTGCCCGCCGGACAAAAGTCACGTTAG
- the flgF gene encoding flagellar basal-body rod protein FlgF yields the protein MQSNIYVALSAQMALQRRLDTLANNVANTNTVGFRGEEMSFEELVTPAGKDPVSFVSKGQNHLSLQTGEVTQTGNPLDVALRGDAFLAIQTPNGVAYTRDGRMQMTSDGMMTTLAGYPILDAGGAPVQLNPNDPAPTINKAGTIEQAGNNLGALGLYRMPRGAKLTRAEGASVVSDIQPTPEIDFLNNGVMQGYVEKSNVNPILEMTHLITIQRNFQAVSNMLSDTESSLQDSLKTLAGS from the coding sequence ATGCAATCGAATATCTACGTCGCTCTTTCTGCTCAGATGGCTCTGCAACGGCGGCTCGATACGCTCGCCAACAACGTTGCGAACACCAACACCGTGGGATTTCGCGGCGAAGAGATGTCTTTTGAGGAATTGGTGACTCCGGCCGGCAAGGATCCGGTCAGCTTCGTTTCAAAGGGTCAGAACCATCTTTCGCTGCAGACCGGCGAGGTCACGCAGACCGGCAATCCGCTCGATGTCGCGCTGAGGGGCGATGCGTTCCTGGCAATTCAAACGCCCAACGGAGTTGCTTATACGCGCGACGGGCGTATGCAAATGACGAGCGACGGCATGATGACGACGCTCGCGGGGTATCCGATTCTCGACGCCGGCGGAGCTCCGGTGCAGCTCAATCCCAACGATCCGGCACCGACGATCAACAAAGCCGGCACGATCGAGCAGGCCGGCAATAATCTCGGCGCGCTCGGGCTTTACCGTATGCCGCGTGGCGCGAAGCTGACGCGAGCAGAAGGCGCATCGGTCGTTTCCGACATTCAGCCCACTCCAGAAATCGACTTCCTCAACAATGGTGTCATGCAGGGTTATGTCGAGAAATCGAACGTCAATCCCATTCTCGAGATGACGCACCTCATCACCATTCAGCGGAATTTCCAGGCCGTCAGCAACATGCTGAGCGACACTGAATCGTCTCTGCAGGATTCGTTGAAAACTCTCGCGGGCTCCTGA
- the motA gene encoding flagellar motor stator protein MotA: MTILFGLIITLVCMLGGFTAMGGHVWVIWQPWEYVIICGSALGTFVVANPMKTIKDTGKAAIEALRNGTPTKEENIELLSLLFFMMRELRDKSRAEMEMIIDAPQDAAVFKRSPTVTANEELTTFICDYFRLIIMGNARTHEIESLMDEEIETVRSDKLKAYHALVAVGDGLPALGIVAAVLGVVKAMGAIDQSPEILGHLIASALVGTFAGIFFSYAVVGPLATKVKIVRDKNLRSYVIVKQSLLAFMNGAMPQVAIEHGRKAISAYERPTINEVETATMGGGDRRPVQERKAA; this comes from the coding sequence GTGACCATTCTATTCGGCCTGATTATCACCCTCGTCTGTATGCTCGGCGGCTTCACCGCCATGGGCGGCCACGTTTGGGTTATCTGGCAACCCTGGGAATACGTCATCATTTGTGGCTCGGCGCTGGGCACCTTCGTCGTCGCCAACCCCATGAAAACGATTAAGGATACCGGCAAAGCGGCCATCGAGGCCCTCCGGAACGGCACGCCGACCAAGGAAGAGAACATCGAGCTTCTGTCTCTGCTCTTTTTCATGATGCGCGAGCTTCGCGACAAATCCCGCGCCGAAATGGAAATGATCATCGATGCCCCTCAGGATGCGGCAGTGTTCAAGCGCTCGCCGACCGTCACGGCCAATGAAGAGCTGACGACCTTCATCTGCGACTATTTCCGTCTCATCATCATGGGGAACGCCCGTACCCACGAGATCGAATCATTGATGGACGAGGAAATCGAGACGGTGCGCAGCGACAAGCTCAAGGCTTATCACGCGCTTGTTGCCGTCGGTGACGGTCTGCCCGCTCTCGGCATCGTCGCCGCAGTTCTTGGTGTCGTGAAGGCTATGGGCGCGATTGACCAATCGCCGGAAATCCTGGGCCACCTCATCGCCTCGGCCCTGGTTGGCACTTTCGCGGGCATCTTCTTTTCTTACGCGGTCGTTGGTCCCCTCGCGACGAAGGTCAAGATCGTCCGCGATAAGAATCTCCGGTCGTACGTTATCGTCAAACAATCGCTGTTGGCCTTCATGAACGGAGCTATGCCGCAGGTTGCCATCGAGCACGGCCGCAAAGCGATTTCGGCGTACGAACGTCCGACGATCAACGAGGTCGAAACCGCGACGATGGGCGGCGGTGATCGCAGGCCGGTTCAAGAAAGAAAGGCAGCCTGA
- a CDS encoding FliM/FliN family flagellar motor switch protein: protein MSNDALRGTDVHLEMERSLERALASGQNRPDRLPGLQMIFGQLPRVMTEELGNLSHLPLKVRLLDLTASTIADTCALLPSAFAGVVRAERWRSWLYFIADPAASALFVEAATGCESIPQGGLSPRKPTRTDANVLKVLFKRVARSLTSAFSILVDVGFEVGQVVEKIELEPQLTLASPVIAARLSLDYAGHQGVVTIVIPQAALESVRQLLAGATPAEAMSVTSSRSREDPTWTKQLSEEIARSFIELNGVLEERPISLGEVQRFAVGSVVELQLSSMSRVRLDADESPLFWCELGKRDNALILRIDDEFDQQRESVDEFYGL from the coding sequence ATGTCGAATGATGCTCTGCGCGGAACCGACGTTCACCTCGAAATGGAAAGATCGCTCGAGCGAGCCCTTGCTTCCGGTCAAAACAGGCCCGATCGCTTGCCGGGCCTGCAGATGATCTTCGGTCAGTTGCCGCGGGTGATGACGGAGGAACTCGGCAATCTTTCTCATTTGCCCCTCAAGGTACGCCTCCTCGATCTAACGGCGTCGACCATCGCCGACACGTGTGCGCTGCTGCCGAGCGCATTTGCTGGTGTCGTCCGAGCCGAAAGATGGAGAAGCTGGCTCTACTTCATCGCCGACCCGGCCGCGAGCGCGCTCTTCGTAGAGGCGGCGACGGGCTGTGAGAGCATTCCCCAAGGGGGGTTATCGCCTCGCAAGCCAACCCGAACTGACGCGAATGTTCTGAAGGTCCTGTTCAAGCGGGTCGCACGCTCACTGACGAGTGCCTTCTCGATTCTCGTAGACGTCGGCTTCGAAGTTGGACAGGTCGTCGAGAAGATTGAGCTCGAGCCGCAGCTTACGCTGGCTTCGCCCGTCATCGCCGCGCGTCTGTCGTTGGATTACGCCGGGCACCAAGGCGTCGTGACGATCGTCATTCCGCAAGCGGCTCTCGAGTCCGTCCGCCAATTGCTTGCGGGCGCGACACCGGCTGAAGCCATGAGCGTGACCTCGTCGCGCTCGCGAGAAGATCCGACGTGGACGAAGCAGCTTTCCGAGGAGATCGCTCGATCGTTCATCGAACTCAATGGCGTTCTTGAAGAGCGCCCGATTTCTCTGGGTGAGGTTCAGCGCTTCGCGGTAGGCTCGGTCGTTGAGCTGCAGCTGTCGTCGATGTCGCGCGTGCGGCTCGACGCCGACGAGAGCCCGCTGTTCTGGTGCGAGCTCGGCAAGCGCGACAATGCACTGATCCTGCGAATCGATGACGAATTCGACCAACAAAGGGAGTCGGTAGATGAATTCTACGGACTTTAG
- a CDS encoding FliM/FliN family flagellar motor switch protein: MMPSNAVEAESAPEGAEAGFDHAIAGMSDFGDGNSADLAESLRKAAADMNEAAAEFGGNNALIMGLPVMMKVVLGSAKMPVATLAKLAKGSVVKLDKMVGDQVDILVNGRLIARGEVVVLNEGTSRFGVVLTQVGSLPPVAK, from the coding sequence ATGATGCCGAGTAATGCAGTAGAAGCAGAAAGCGCTCCGGAAGGAGCCGAAGCCGGTTTCGATCATGCCATCGCGGGCATGAGCGATTTCGGCGATGGCAATAGCGCGGACCTGGCGGAAAGCCTGCGCAAGGCGGCTGCCGATATGAATGAAGCAGCGGCTGAATTCGGCGGCAACAACGCATTGATCATGGGCTTGCCCGTGATGATGAAGGTCGTACTCGGATCTGCGAAAATGCCCGTCGCCACTTTGGCCAAGCTGGCCAAGGGATCGGTGGTCAAGCTCGACAAGATGGTCGGAGACCAGGTCGATATACTGGTGAATGGCCGCCTTATCGCGCGCGGAGAAGTGGTCGTTCTCAACGAAGGAACGTCGCGCTTCGGTGTCGTGCTGACGCAAGTCGGTTCTTTGCCTCCCGTTGCGAAATAA
- a CDS encoding FliG C-terminal domain-containing protein: protein MLTMRDPSLEPERTLTGPEKVGVLLLALGKQRASGLLKKFNPEELNILVRSAEVMPTISAAELESIVEEFESQFGLGTPFLGRAEDVKRLVTDVISENKSSGEGDQFVARLDIWSQLAALPDDVLHAHFHNQSPQVAAYYLDRLGSERASVILKCFPAAERNDLLNRILGLGQVSPQVVEALESGLNEELFDNDRRSSDKHLSLASILNNLDREESAQALQYLASVKPKDAEAIRKMLFKFEDLLRLPARALTALMDGIPVERTVLALQGADAELQNKVLSALSPRARRMAEAELQSPANVPQRDIVDARRAMVDAVLRLAAEGAIDISSTSLEAA from the coding sequence ATGCTGACCATGCGCGATCCGTCGTTAGAGCCCGAAAGAACATTGACGGGTCCCGAGAAAGTCGGGGTGCTTCTGCTTGCGCTCGGCAAACAGCGCGCCAGCGGCCTATTGAAGAAATTCAATCCCGAGGAGCTGAACATCCTCGTTCGGTCCGCCGAGGTGATGCCGACAATCTCAGCGGCAGAACTTGAAAGCATCGTCGAGGAATTCGAAAGTCAGTTCGGTCTGGGTACGCCGTTTCTCGGTCGCGCCGAAGATGTGAAACGCCTGGTCACCGACGTCATCTCCGAGAATAAATCGTCCGGCGAGGGCGATCAGTTCGTGGCGCGCCTGGATATTTGGAGTCAGCTCGCAGCGCTCCCCGACGACGTGCTGCACGCCCATTTTCATAATCAGTCGCCGCAGGTCGCCGCCTATTACCTCGATCGCCTCGGAAGCGAGCGGGCATCGGTCATTCTGAAGTGCTTTCCGGCCGCTGAGCGCAACGATCTTCTGAACCGCATACTCGGGCTCGGACAGGTCTCGCCGCAAGTCGTCGAAGCTCTCGAAAGCGGATTGAACGAAGAGCTGTTCGATAACGATCGGCGGTCCTCCGACAAGCATCTGTCACTGGCGAGCATTCTGAACAATCTCGACAGGGAGGAGTCGGCGCAAGCGCTCCAGTATCTCGCAAGCGTCAAGCCGAAGGACGCCGAAGCGATCCGCAAGATGCTGTTCAAGTTCGAGGATCTGTTGAGGCTGCCGGCGCGGGCGCTGACCGCTCTGATGGACGGAATTCCCGTCGAGCGTACGGTTCTCGCTCTACAGGGCGCCGATGCAGAACTGCAGAACAAGGTTCTGTCGGCACTCTCGCCGCGAGCGCGCCGCATGGCAGAAGCGGAATTGCAAAGTCCCGCCAACGTGCCTCAGCGCGATATCGTTGATGCCCGTCGGGCAATGGTCGATGCGGTTTTGCGGCTCGCAGCCGAAGGTGCAATTGATATTTCGAGCACGTCCTTAGAAGCAGCCTAA
- a CDS encoding flagellar biosynthesis protein FlhB codes for MSEAQDKDSRTEEATDKKMSDARGDGNVPMSREATNFMYLLAALLMVAALGQTFLTSFAELLMGLLANAGSIRLQTAGDLGMVFDVVGKSAALLTAPIVLAFSAAGVLAAVLQTPPVPIFKRVMPDISRLSPAKGWKRLFSMTGTFEFLKLTLRLSIIVITSALILMYLWHDFANSIWSDPAAILRLSQKSVALLLTSLAILSFVLLLFDLPVTHILWRRSLRMAPQEVKDERKQSEGDPHIKARRRSIARSRARQRMLHAVPRATIVIANPTHFAVALRYVRSEGGAPRVVAKGQDLVALSIRKIAEENDIPVIEDKALARSLYAKVSVDQMIPVEFYKAVAEILLRLQARRNRTGPVRA; via the coding sequence GTGTCTGAAGCACAGGACAAAGATAGCCGCACAGAAGAAGCAACAGACAAGAAAATGTCTGATGCTCGCGGGGACGGCAATGTCCCGATGTCCCGCGAAGCGACCAACTTTATGTACCTTCTCGCAGCGCTGCTCATGGTTGCGGCACTGGGCCAGACTTTTCTCACCAGCTTTGCCGAACTCTTGATGGGGCTGCTTGCGAACGCCGGCTCCATTCGTCTGCAGACGGCGGGCGATCTCGGAATGGTCTTCGACGTTGTCGGAAAGAGCGCCGCACTCCTGACCGCCCCCATCGTTCTCGCTTTTTCAGCGGCAGGCGTATTGGCGGCAGTCCTTCAGACGCCACCCGTTCCGATCTTCAAGCGTGTGATGCCCGATATTTCGAGGCTATCGCCGGCAAAAGGCTGGAAACGTTTGTTCAGCATGACTGGAACGTTCGAGTTCCTCAAGCTCACGCTGCGACTGAGCATCATCGTGATCACGAGTGCCTTGATCCTGATGTACCTGTGGCACGACTTTGCGAATTCGATTTGGAGCGATCCCGCAGCCATCCTCAGGCTGTCTCAGAAGAGCGTCGCGCTATTACTAACATCGCTGGCCATTCTATCATTTGTTCTTCTGCTGTTCGATCTGCCGGTCACCCATATCCTTTGGCGTCGTTCGCTTCGCATGGCGCCCCAGGAAGTCAAGGATGAGCGAAAGCAGTCGGAGGGCGATCCTCACATCAAGGCGCGGCGTCGTTCCATTGCAAGATCACGCGCACGCCAGCGTATGCTTCACGCGGTGCCACGCGCGACGATCGTCATCGCCAACCCGACCCACTTTGCAGTGGCCCTGCGCTACGTCCGCTCCGAAGGAGGAGCTCCGCGGGTCGTTGCCAAAGGCCAAGACCTCGTTGCGCTGTCAATTCGCAAAATCGCCGAAGAAAATGACATTCCCGTCATCGAAGACAAGGCTCTCGCAAGGTCGCTGTATGCAAAAGTAAGCGTGGATCAAATGATCCCGGTCGAATTCTACAAGGCCGTCGCTGAAATTCTCCTTCGCCTTCAGGCGCGGCGGAACAGAACTGGTCCTGTTCGTGCTTAA
- a CDS encoding flagellar basal body protein, producing MQPMQLFDLAFRQNEWLAQRQSVISSNVANANTPGYKAKDIESFDDVMRKSVSMTTTDPQHLTSGIGAFRQAEDGANEAEVLVSGNDVSLEQEFLKSNDVMRSYTMNTQIMKTFDRMLQSVTKG from the coding sequence ATGCAGCCCATGCAACTTTTCGATCTGGCGTTTCGCCAAAACGAATGGCTCGCACAACGACAGTCAGTGATTTCGTCGAACGTCGCGAACGCCAACACGCCTGGATACAAGGCGAAGGACATCGAGAGCTTCGACGACGTGATGCGCAAGTCCGTCTCGATGACGACGACTGATCCGCAGCATCTGACGTCCGGAATCGGCGCGTTCCGCCAGGCTGAAGATGGGGCCAACGAGGCCGAAGTTCTCGTTTCGGGCAACGACGTCAGCCTTGAGCAGGAATTTCTCAAATCCAACGACGTGATGCGCAGCTACACGATGAACACGCAGATAATGAAGACGTTCGACCGGATGCTGCAGTCCGTGACGAAGGGCTAA
- the flgC gene encoding flagellar basal body rod protein FlgC, producing the protein MSDPLISAAKAASNGLFAQSTRMRVLSENIANAETTGKTAGADPYQRKTVSFQSVTDEMDGVDMVQVDDIDRDESPFRTEYMPGHPAADEKGYVKMPNVDMLVELADMREASRSYTANTQVIKQVREIVSMTIDLLRPS; encoded by the coding sequence ATGAGTGATCCGCTTATCTCTGCCGCCAAGGCTGCCTCGAACGGCCTCTTCGCACAGTCGACCCGAATGCGGGTCCTGTCTGAAAACATCGCCAACGCCGAGACAACAGGAAAGACGGCCGGCGCTGATCCCTATCAGCGTAAGACGGTCAGTTTCCAATCCGTCACCGATGAGATGGACGGGGTGGACATGGTGCAGGTCGACGATATCGACCGCGATGAATCGCCGTTCCGCACCGAATACATGCCGGGACATCCGGCCGCCGATGAAAAGGGCTACGTCAAGATGCCCAACGTCGACATGCTCGTCGAACTCGCCGATATGCGCGAGGCATCGCGCTCGTACACCGCCAACACCCAAGTCATCAAACAGGTCCGCGAGATTGTCTCGATGACCATCGACCTATTGAGGCCGTCATGA
- a CDS encoding flagellar hook-basal body complex protein FliE produces the protein MSLSIAMLSPDIDRIGGAAASKGAAAVAAPSVSSGAAPESDFAQTMASMAADAISTMKTGETTAMAGMQGKAPLQQVVQAVMQAEQALRTVVAVRDKVVGAYQEISRMQI, from the coding sequence ATGAGCCTGAGCATTGCAATGCTATCGCCGGATATCGATCGCATCGGAGGCGCCGCGGCGTCGAAAGGTGCTGCCGCCGTCGCCGCCCCCAGTGTCTCTTCTGGAGCGGCACCGGAAAGCGATTTCGCGCAGACGATGGCGAGCATGGCGGCCGACGCCATTTCAACGATGAAGACGGGTGAAACGACCGCGATGGCCGGCATGCAAGGCAAGGCACCGCTGCAGCAGGTCGTTCAAGCTGTCATGCAGGCCGAGCAGGCGCTTCGAACTGTCGTCGCCGTCCGCGACAAGGTCGTCGGCGCTTACCAAGAAATCAGTCGTATGCAAATTTGA
- the flgG gene encoding flagellar basal-body rod protein FlgG, giving the protein MRALSIAATGMSAQQTNVEVIANNVANINTTGFKRSRAEFADLLYQTDRAAGTAARDDDTIIPEGNTIGLGVRTVAIRNLSAQGPLASTNNKLDLALSGRGYFQVQGENNEILYTRDGAFNKNATGQLITLEGNLVVPNITVPTTATDVVVNAAGQVYAVIGATGTQQLLGQLSLANFANETGLAPLGGNLFQETPASGSPVIGSPGDVGFATIQQGYLESSNVDPVKEITELISAQRAYEMNSKVISAASDMYTVITKDLR; this is encoded by the coding sequence ATGAGAGCGCTTTCAATTGCTGCGACCGGCATGTCGGCACAGCAAACCAACGTTGAAGTGATTGCCAACAACGTTGCAAACATCAACACCACCGGCTTCAAGCGCTCGCGGGCCGAGTTTGCCGACTTGCTGTACCAGACGGATCGTGCCGCTGGAACGGCCGCCCGCGATGACGACACGATCATCCCGGAAGGCAATACGATCGGTCTCGGTGTGCGCACCGTCGCCATCCGAAATCTTTCGGCGCAAGGGCCGCTGGCGTCCACAAACAATAAGTTGGATCTGGCCTTGAGCGGCCGCGGCTACTTCCAGGTTCAAGGCGAAAACAACGAGATTCTTTATACCCGCGACGGCGCCTTCAATAAGAACGCGACGGGACAGCTCATTACGCTCGAGGGTAATCTCGTCGTCCCGAACATCACCGTACCGACGACAGCGACCGACGTCGTCGTCAATGCCGCCGGCCAGGTGTATGCGGTCATCGGCGCGACCGGAACGCAGCAACTTCTTGGTCAATTGTCTCTCGCCAATTTTGCGAACGAGACGGGGCTTGCGCCGCTTGGCGGCAATCTTTTCCAGGAAACGCCAGCGTCAGGAAGCCCCGTTATCGGCAGCCCAGGCGACGTCGGCTTTGCAACGATCCAGCAGGGCTATCTCGAAAGCTCCAACGTGGATCCCGTGAAGGAAATTACCGAGCTCATCTCCGCGCAGCGCGCTTACGAGATGAACTCCAAGGTCATTTCGGCAGCCTCTGATATGTATACGGTCATCACGAAGGACCTTCGCTGA
- the flgA gene encoding flagellar basal body P-ring formation chaperone FlgA — protein MKAMRNMREGLCFAAAALLALCAVAVVAHATEGGRTVFVPRAVIYPGDVITTDALVERRLLVAPNNPPVFGEDEGELLGKVARRTLLPGELIPGTAVRTQDLIKQGKTYKLTYQSPFVSIVGVGVPLQSGSAGEIINVRNPDTGLIIKARIKPDQTLTVDDQ, from the coding sequence ATGAAGGCCATGCGCAACATGCGAGAAGGGCTCTGCTTCGCAGCAGCTGCGCTGCTTGCGCTTTGCGCCGTGGCCGTTGTTGCGCACGCGACGGAAGGCGGCCGAACGGTCTTCGTACCCCGCGCCGTCATCTATCCTGGCGACGTCATCACGACAGATGCGCTGGTGGAGCGCAGATTGTTGGTTGCACCAAACAATCCGCCTGTTTTCGGCGAAGATGAGGGTGAACTGCTGGGCAAGGTCGCACGCCGCACATTGCTTCCCGGAGAACTTATTCCAGGAACAGCGGTCCGCACGCAGGACCTCATCAAGCAGGGCAAAACCTACAAGCTCACGTATCAGTCACCGTTCGTATCGATCGTCGGAGTCGGCGTGCCGCTTCAATCAGGGTCGGCCGGCGAAATCATCAACGTGCGCAACCCGGATACGGGATTGATAATCAAGGCCCGCATCAAGCCTGATCAGACGCTTACGGTGGACGATCAATGA
- a CDS encoding flagellar basal body P-ring protein FlgI codes for MRLAVALLLCFLALAHVAEAGTRIKDVTDLKGVRVNQIVGYGLVVGLNGTGDTLRNSPFTQQSVQAMLDRMGVNIRGSQYEPRTRNVAAVMVTAELPPFASKGSRFDVTVSSIGDAKSLAGGSLVMTPLAGADQKIYAAAQGQVTISGYLAKGAAESITSGIPTRGRIPDGAIVEQDAPGGFDEDMPLEFKLRNPDFTTSVRIMDVINAFAKERYGMPIARSKDQQSVMVRKPPRMLSARLLAEIGELEVDPDQSARVVIDERTGTIVIGSEVRISTVAVAHGNITVRVTETPKVSQPAPFSRGGETVVVPDTEVDVNEAGGKVQIAHGANLRDLVSALNRMGLKPIGIIAILQAMKTAGALQAELVVQ; via the coding sequence ATGAGATTGGCCGTTGCTCTGTTGTTGTGTTTTCTCGCCTTGGCGCACGTTGCCGAAGCCGGTACGCGCATTAAGGATGTCACCGACCTTAAAGGCGTCCGCGTCAATCAGATCGTCGGGTATGGTCTCGTCGTCGGCCTCAACGGTACGGGCGATACGCTGCGAAATTCTCCGTTCACGCAGCAGTCGGTGCAGGCGATGCTGGACCGCATGGGCGTAAACATTCGCGGCTCGCAATATGAGCCGCGAACACGCAATGTCGCCGCCGTCATGGTCACGGCAGAACTTCCGCCGTTCGCCTCGAAGGGCTCGCGTTTCGATGTCACTGTTTCATCAATCGGTGATGCCAAGTCGTTGGCCGGCGGCTCGCTCGTCATGACACCGCTCGCAGGCGCGGATCAAAAAATCTATGCAGCTGCTCAAGGTCAGGTCACGATTTCGGGATATCTCGCAAAGGGTGCCGCTGAATCCATAACGTCGGGGATCCCGACGCGCGGCAGAATTCCTGATGGCGCCATCGTCGAGCAGGACGCGCCGGGTGGCTTCGACGAAGATATGCCGCTCGAATTCAAGCTCCGTAACCCCGACTTCACGACCTCTGTCCGCATCATGGACGTCATCAACGCTTTCGCCAAAGAGCGCTATGGCATGCCGATAGCGCGCTCCAAGGACCAGCAATCGGTGATGGTGCGCAAGCCGCCGCGCATGCTGTCGGCGCGCCTTCTCGCCGAAATTGGAGAGCTTGAGGTCGATCCCGATCAATCCGCGCGCGTCGTCATCGACGAGAGAACCGGAACGATCGTCATCGGTAGCGAAGTCCGTATTTCGACCGTCGCGGTCGCGCACGGCAACATCACGGTTCGCGTGACCGAGACGCCTAAGGTTTCGCAGCCTGCGCCGTTCTCCAGGGGAGGCGAAACAGTCGTTGTTCCCGATACCGAAGTCGACGTGAACGAAGCGGGCGGCAAAGTACAAATCGCTCACGGAGCCAATTTGCGTGACCTCGTGTCCGCCCTCAACAGGATGGGACTAAAGCCCATTGGAATTATCGCCATCCTGCAGGCCATGAAAACTGCAGGCGCTCTGCAAGCGGAGCTGGTGGTTCAATGA